Genomic segment of Bacteroidota bacterium:
TCTGTGCCACTACATGTTCAAGTGTTCCTGTTTTTCCTTCTGCGCTTACAACTACGGATTGCTTTTCATTATTGATTTTTGCAAAACCCAGATTTACATTTTCATTCAAAGCAAGTTTTGGCTGTGCCGCTGCTTTTGTGAGCAGGTTTAGTTTTTCACCAATTGCTGGTTTTTGATTATAAGAAAGGTAGTTGTATTCGAGCAAAGATTCAATCCTGATTGCTTCCTCCTGTGCAATATCATGGAGTGTTTCGCCGGGTCTTACAATATGAAATTCATTGTTACCTGTTTTTCTTTTCCGCATCAGGTAGATCAACCTGTCTTTATCGGCTGCTTCGGTCTCTTTCATATCATTAAAGTCAAAAATTCTTGCTAGCGGAATATTGTATTGTTGTGCGACAGATAGATAAGATGTTCCTTTTGTGATATATACAACTTTGGTTTCATTTATTTTAAACTCACCAGTAGGATATGAGGGTTTTACTGGTTCTGGCAGAACTATTTCTTCTGCAGGACCTGGCTGAATCATTACGGGGTCAGTAATTGAAATTTTATTTGCTAAATCAGACTCTTTCAATTTGCCTAATGCGATCAATGTATAATCCTGCAACCCATATTCTTCAATCAGCTTGATCAATACAGGTGCATATTTTGGATTAGTAGCATAGCCAGCACTTTTCAATCCCGTTGCCCAGCTTTTATAATCAGTAGGGTCAAGCTCAAAAAGCGATGCATAACGTGGAGTGTTTCTCAAATAATCGGACTGGTCTTTATAAGAATCAGCAGGGTTAGAATATTTTCTGAAACATTCATTGGGTGCATCATCGGTATGCTTTACGGTCATGCCTGTCCATTCTGTTTTACATTTTAACCCGAAATGATTATTTGATTTTTGAACCAGTACACTGGTACCGGCACTGGTTTCATGAATGCCCTGCGCCAGTTTAATAGATGCAGGAATTCCCGTACGCTGCATTTCAGCAATTGCAATGTCTTTGTATTTGGAAATATATTCCCGGATCGTAGCTTCATCCTGCGCAACCAGTATGGCAGCGGTAAAAATTGAAATAAAGCTTAGCAAGAGTTTCTTTCCGAACATAGTTATTGGGATTATCGTTTTTTTATAAGGTACAAGCCGTCCCGCAAAGTAACAGCAACTTTTTCAATATCATTCCGTGCCGCAATAAATTCATTGAATGCTTTCATGGCTTTTCCATTTTTTCCTGACACTGGTTCTTCCAATACCTGGCCGTGAAAGAATATATTATCTGCGAAAATAAATCCATTTTGCCTGACAGCCGGTAAAACAAGGTTAAAATAATCGATATAGCCAGGTTTATCTGCGTCAATAAAAACGAGGTCCCAGGTTTCATTTAAAACGGGAATTATATCCTTCGCATTGCCCGTGTGGCAGACGATTTTAGCCCCGTAAGTCGATTTTTTGAAGAATTCTTTAGCAGTATTCGCATCTTTTTCCCGTA
This window contains:
- a CDS encoding LysM peptidoglycan-binding domain-containing protein; this translates as MFGKKLLLSFISIFTAAILVAQDEATIREYISKYKDIAIAEMQRTGIPASIKLAQGIHETSAGTSVLVQKSNNHFGLKCKTEWTGMTVKHTDDAPNECFRKYSNPADSYKDQSDYLRNTPRYASLFELDPTDYKSWATGLKSAGYATNPKYAPVLIKLIEEYGLQDYTLIALGKLKESDLANKISITDPVMIQPGPAEEIVLPEPVKPSYPTGEFKINETKVVYITKGTSYLSVAQQYNIPLARIFDFNDMKETEAADKDRLIYLMRKRKTGNNEFHIVRPGETLHDIAQEEAIRIESLLEYNYLSYNQKPAIGEKLNLLTKAAAQPKLALNENVNLGFAKINNEKQSVVVSAEGKTGTLEHVVAQKETIYSIARRYDVKIEDIVKWNSLQGYDLKTGQQLKIIKL
- a CDS encoding O-methyltransferase, with product MELINPLVQSYAESLSSPEDDLLQEINNFTLNNHSEYQMLSGHLQGKLLEMLSCMIRPRRILEIGTFTGYSAICLAKGLTDDGMLHTIELREKDANTAKEFFKKSTYGAKIVCHTGNAKDIIPVLNETWDLVFIDADKPGYIDYFNLVLPAVRQNGFIFADNIFFHGQVLEEPVSGKNGKAMKAFNEFIAARNDIEKVAVTLRDGLYLIKKR